A region of Streptomyces halobius DNA encodes the following proteins:
- a CDS encoding methyltransferase domain-containing protein, translated as MANDTAAIRPARAETPHTSSVEATVKEYYGQVLASTADLKTTACCTDAAPPAHIAAALARVHEEVKDRYYGCGSPIPPALEGATVLDLGCGSGRDAYVLSQLVGPTGKVIGIDMTDGQLEVARRHLDWHATEFGYANVDFRQGYIEDLATAGIADGSVDLVVSNCVLNLSPDKPRVFTEVFRVLKPGGELYVSDVFADRRLPAALLEDPVLVGECLAGALYTEDFRRILDRAGCPDARTVSSAPLALGDPAIERKIGFAAFTSRTVRAFKLPLEDRCEDYGQVAVYHGTLAEHPHAFDLDNHHRFHTGKPMLVCGNTADMLSATRYARHFTVTGDKSTHHGLFPCVPSEQDGAARSESGSGCC; from the coding sequence ATGGCGAATGACACAGCCGCAATCCGGCCCGCCCGCGCAGAAACGCCCCACACATCCTCGGTCGAGGCCACGGTCAAGGAGTACTACGGCCAGGTGCTCGCATCGACCGCGGATCTCAAGACCACCGCATGCTGCACCGACGCGGCACCGCCGGCCCACATAGCCGCCGCGCTCGCCCGTGTGCACGAGGAGGTCAAGGACCGCTATTACGGCTGTGGTTCGCCCATCCCGCCCGCCCTGGAGGGCGCCACCGTTCTTGACCTGGGGTGCGGCAGCGGACGCGATGCCTACGTCCTGTCCCAGCTGGTCGGCCCCACCGGCAAGGTCATCGGCATCGACATGACCGACGGGCAGCTGGAGGTGGCCCGCCGTCATCTGGACTGGCACGCCACCGAGTTCGGATACGCCAATGTGGACTTCCGGCAGGGCTATATCGAGGACCTGGCCACCGCCGGGATCGCGGACGGCTCCGTCGACCTCGTCGTCTCCAACTGCGTCCTCAACCTGTCCCCGGACAAGCCGCGCGTCTTCACCGAGGTTTTCCGGGTTCTGAAGCCCGGCGGGGAGCTGTACGTCTCCGACGTTTTCGCCGACCGTCGGCTGCCCGCCGCCTTGCTGGAAGACCCGGTCCTGGTCGGCGAGTGCCTCGCCGGGGCCCTCTACACCGAAGACTTCCGCCGCATCCTGGACCGGGCCGGCTGCCCCGACGCCCGTACGGTCTCCTCCGCCCCCCTCGCGCTCGGCGACCCGGCCATCGAGCGCAAGATCGGTTTTGCGGCCTTCACTTCCCGTACCGTCCGCGCCTTCAAGCTCCCGCTGGAGGACCGCTGCGAGGACTACGGCCAGGTCGCCGTCTACCACGGCACCCTGGCCGAGCACCCACACGCCTTCGACCTCGACAACCACCACCGCTTCCACACCGGCAAACCCATGCTGGTGTGCGGCAACACCGCCGACATGCTCTCCGCCACCCGCTACGCGCGCCACTTCACCGTGACCGGCGACAAGAGCACGCACCACGGGCTCTTCCCGTGCGTGCCGTCCGAACAGGACGGGGCGGCCAGGTCCGAATCCGGCTCCGGCTGCTGCTGA